DNA sequence from the Thiosulfativibrio zosterae genome:
CCAAACTTTGCATCACGGTAGCGTATTGGCTTTTTAAATACTGCTGTCTGTTTGTCGTAATGCGGTCAAACTCAGTCATGAATGCAAATAAGTGTTGTGATAAACAAAAATGGTCTTCACCATGTTCAACATAAACAGGCTCAATATCTAGTAGGTGCCCTAGGTAGGAATCATGAGTCAGTTCATCCACAAAAAAAGGCAATGACTGGATAAATTCATCACAAGATAAAACGGTGTTTTGCGTTGGTTGCTGCTCAAGCGATTTGCTGGAAATATGAATAACATTGCTCATGCTTCACCTCCACGCTCACGAAATGACAAAGGGCTTAACTCAGCATTGTTTAGGTGGCGATTTTCAATGTCGCTTTTAACCTTGCCTTTAACGCTGTCATTAGCGTAAGCATCCCTTAGCAAATCGTCCATTGTTGAAAAAAATCCAACTGTAAATCCCCTAATCCCATTGGTAAGCGGGAGTTTGGCAAGTCCTAAAGCAATCAACTGCAAATCACCACCACAGGCCTTTGAATCGCATAAATAGCGGATAAAGTCATAAGCCCCAGCCTTGCCAGCGTTGCAGCCATCGCCATAACTCCAGTCGGGATTAATGTCTAGGGATGTTTCAGTTCTTGGAAAATCATTACCTAAGAAAAATGGGTAACTTGCTTGTTTTGCTGTGCGTTTAGTTTTACGGCTCATAATGCACCTCCAGCTAATAATTCAGCTTTAAGGCCTTGCGCTTGGATGAATGCTTTTAGCTGTTCGAGTGACGCAAATAAACGGCCTACGCGGGCAGTTTGGTTGTAGCGTGTGTGAATGTTTGCTTGAATGCCGTTTGGCGTTGTGGTGGTGCTGATTCTGCAAATTAATGCAGTCTTTGAAGTGTTTAAAGGCATGGTTTGCCCTCCGTGATGTTTTTTAGTTGAATGCCCACCTGTTTTAGTTTCAGGTGGACGGGTATCACTAAGTCGCATCACACGACTGCACTTATTCCCTATTGCTAGGTCTTTTATTCGTGCTTTAACCCGTCCATATTGTGAAATATGGTTGCGGTTTTTCATGCTCACATCAGGCACAAAAGCGGTTAAATTTAACCAGGCCTGGTCGATTTTGGGCACAAAAAAAGCCATGTTTGACGCTTGGCATTGCGTGTGATGTTTTTTAGTTAGGCTTGCAATGCTATCCATTGCGGTGCGTTGTGTCAATAGGTGTGTATTCATAAGGCCACCTTTTTAGCTTCTTTGCCTGCCAAAACACTGCTATAAATTGAATTATTAAAAATTATTTCCGCCTTCTCCACGGCTAATGCCGCCCCAGTTCCTGCACTTTTTTGCTTGGTAAGTGTTGATATAAAACTTCCAGCATCAGGCCACGACTTAAACTTAAAAACCCTGCCCGCTGGATCTAGCAACAAAGATGGCTTGCCGTTGCTATCAATCGCCCAAATAACAAAATCACTGTTATGTCGCTCAATCGTAAACGCTTTAACAGCTTCGTGAATTAATCCGTTAATCATCTCAAGCCCCCAAAATTTTTCTTAATCTGATAAGACTTTAAGGCCGCCTTTGCTTGCTCAAACTGTGATGGGTCTAGCTTGTAACTGCCAGCATCAACCTTGTTACCGTCACGGTCATACACGGGTGCGGTTATGGTGTGGATTCTCCAGCCATACGCTCTTAAACGCTTCACCACATCGGGCACATTGTTTGCACCGACTATGCCGATTAACTCATTGGTAGGTCTAGCTTGCTCTAGGATTGCCAGCACTAGGCGGTATTGGCGCATCGAGTTGATGATTAAAGATTGTTTAGCGGTGTCGCTGTTGATAGAATGGTTAAGCACTTCCAATGCCGCTTCATTCGTAATGTTTGGGCGGTTTTCCATCATGCAACCTCCCCACCTAAAGCACGCACACGGCTCTCAAGCCAAGCATCCACTTCATGCTCATACCAACCAACTGCATTAGCGGTTAACTGGATAGGTTTAGGGAATTTACCGTCTTTGATTAACTGGTAGATAGATGATTTTTTCAAACCGATTTTATCGGTCACTTTTGGCATTCTAAGAATGGTTTTTGATTTGTCGCTCATGGCATACTCTCCAACAAAGATTTAACTTATCCGCTTTGGTTTGTAGCGGTGTTGGGAGTATTTGAAAGGAAGTTTAAATGAATGAAAATTCGGGTCTAAATCATTTTAATTTTTACCGTATCGGGGTTTTATTATGTATTTTTTTCCCGCATGGATTTCTTATATTTTTCAAACTTTCTTCTTATAGTTACTGCTTTTATATCTTTACCAGTTTCTGCACTTAATTCCGCAGCGTACTTTTTATAAGCCTTATTGTATGAACCCTCCTCATTTCTAAACCCTTCAATTACTTCGGAAAACAATTTTTCTCTGTCACCATTTATTGTGACTATAATTGATTTGCCATTAAGCCTATCTTTCCATCTTTGATTAGCAAAACTTTGCGCCTTGTTTGGACGGCCTCTTTGATTAACTAATAAAGCATCCTTTGCTAACAATTTCGATAAAAGCCTTAAAGACTTTAGAATTAAAAAATCAGCATTTCGCTCTCTGAACACAGACCTTAAGTCTTTATTAGAAGGATCAACTGAAGCCCGTTCAATACTTTTTTTGTAAAATTCATTCGCAACCAAATCAATAATTTCGCAATTTAATTCCAAACTTTCTAGCTCTGAAGGTGCTTTATTAAGTAAACACTCAAGTTCAACGCCTTCTTTTTTATTGCTCTCATTGATAATATGCTCTAAAAGTAAATACATCTTTTTTTCAAACGATTCACTATTCATCCTACAACCTCCCACGGTCGCACCCAATTTAAATAAGGTGGCAATAACGGGCGTTTGGGTAACGCTTTTCGGCCGCTAAACCTAGTTATTGCCATTTACGGTTAAGCCGTCATAAGGCGGCAATTGTTTGTTTGGTGCTCATGTCTAATTGGCTTCCACAATTTTGTGGATGCGTTAAACTGTCGTTTGCATGGTTTTGTAATCAGCAATCAACTCAAAATCATACAAGTGGCAATGTCTTGCTTAACATCCACCATTGGTGTTTGTATGGACCTAATGACTTTCGCACCGTCTTTTAGAGTAGCTTGATGAAAGAAGTCATCGCTTAGTTCTGTTATGTCTTCAATTTTCGACATCATCCGTTTCCATTAGCAGATCTGCATTCACCCCAAGTACCTGCGACAACCTTAAAAGCGTGTCACCCCTTGGAATGCTTTTGTTGCTCTCATAATTGGCAATTTGTGCCTGCGTGCATTGGGTTTTGGTTGCGAGTTCGCTTTGTGACATTCCAAAATACTCACGCCACGCCTTTAAAAGTGAATAGCCTTGTTCAAGGTTCATCTTAACCACGGCATGGGGTAGGGTATTGCGCTTGCCATCATCTGACTTTCTTAGGCGTTCATAATCTGCAATTGGCAAAACGGCAAAGGCTGGAATACCGCCTTGTTGAATAATTTGCACCTCAGTATGTCCGTTCATCTCTTTTCTTTACCTCTTCAATAAATGCAATCTCTATGACTTCATCAATATTTAAAAATACTCTGTAATCGCCAACTCTCAAGCGGTGCGAATATTCGTGATTGGTCAGTGTGATTAGGTCAATGTTTGGTTGGTCAGACTCCAGCGCATCAATGCCCCTCAAAATTCTGCTAATGACTTGCGGGTTATTTAGCTTTTTGAGTTGTTTACGGGCTTTATTTTTCCATTCAACCTGCATCTAACACCCTTTTTTTAATTGTATATATTAACAGATATTTATATCTATAATTATATTAAAACCATCAAGATAATGCTTTTGCTTTGCGGTTATGCCAAAAAAAGCAACCGAAAAGCAACCCACCTGCTTTTATTTCATCCATTACAAAGCCCATGAAACCGTTGTTTTATTCAACCAAAACAGCAAAAAAGCAAGAAAAGCAGAAAAAGCAACTCACCTAAGCAATGGATTTATTAATCGGTATAACTTTGGCACCACTCACTAGGCTGTCGAGGTAATCGCTCCAGGCCTGCATCATTACTGTTCTTTCTTTCAATAGATCAGCTTTGTTGTAAGTTCGTCTTATGCGGTCTTTGTCTAAATGGGCCAGCTGCAACTCAATCACATCTGCATCAAATCGCAACTCATTCAACATGGTACTTGATGTGTGTCTAAAGCCGTGTGAAGTCATAAAACCCCTGCCTAATGGTTGCCCTGTCTTTGGGTGAATAAAACGCATAATGGCTTGGTTTAAAGTTGCTTCACTTAATGGCTTGCCTGTGCTTCTAGCAGACATAAATACATAAGGCTGTTTGCCAGTAACGGGCCGCATGGCTTCAATAATGGCTAATGCTTGCTCTGACAATGGCACTTGATGTGGGCGCTTCATTTTCATTTCTTCGGCTGGAATGGTGATTAAACGCTTTTCTATGTCGATATAATCCCAGCGCAAGAAACGCACATTGTATGGTCTAAGGAAAACATGGGGCAATAGTTCCAAAGCTTTACAAGTGGCAAAGTCACCTTTATATTCTTTAATGCCATTGAGTAAGATTAAAAAATCCTCTTTAGTAGTCACATGGGCAAAATTAGTATCACGCTTGGGCGTTGGCAATAATCGGCTTATGCTCTCAGCGGGGTTATTGGTGATTAACTGCATTGCTAGCAGCGTATCAAATGTTTGACGGCAATAGGTAGCCAATAACTTTGCGGTTTCATGTTTTCCAGCATCGGCCACTGGTTTGCAGATATTGAGAATATCCACCGCTGTAATCTGCTCTATGGGCTTGCGGTCTAATACTGGAAAGACATAGTTATTTAAACGCTCTAATCGCTTCTTTAAGGTGTTAGGGCTTAGGTTTAGGATTGTGTTTGTTTCAATGGCGTAATAAGAGAATGGCTTATTCAAGTGACTAGATTCTGTCTGTCTAGGGTCACGGTCATTTTCAAGGTTAATTTTGGCCGCCTTATGTTTTTCTCTTGCTTCCAGCAACCCTACTGTTGGATATTCACCAAAGGACAAAGTTATACGCTTACCTTGAAATGTGCAGTCATAACGCCACAACTTTGCACCTGTCGCTTTGACTAATACATAAAGATTCCCACCATCTGCGACACGGTAATCCTTTTCTCTAGGCTTCAAAGCCTTAACCGCTCTGTCCGTTAATTTCTGTGCCATGCTTAGTAGTCCGTATAAATCCAATACTGTAAACGATACTGTAAAATTTACAGTATTGCAATAGAATCTTGCGGATTCTTACGGACTACAAAACCCATTAAGTCATTGATTAATATACTTGTACGGACTAGCATAGACTAGTATTTTGTTTTCTTCTTCCGCACCAATACTAAAACCCTAGTTATTGATTTAACTGGGGTTTTTTCATTTCTAGAGCCTTAAAATTCTTTTTTCCTACACAATTAAATATTTCTTACCAACTTATTCTTGATATTTTTTAAGCCAAATGCATTTGTATTGTCCGCTAGATTTGAGTAAAAGACTCATGGCTAAGCGTCCAATTTTTACAAAACAGCGTAAACTATTGCCTTAAACATTTACTATCAGGAAATATCATGCCTAAGCTTAATTTATGGGGTCAGCCCTTAGAAACTTGTTCACTTGATCCTATGACGGGATTTTATCGGGATGGATTGTGCCGCACGGATGAACATGATCGTGGTCGCCATGTGGTGTGTGCTTTAGTTACGGAAGAATTTTTGGCTTTTTCACAGCGCCAAGGTAATGATTTATCGACGCCTATTCCCGGTATGTTTCCAGGACTTAAGCCGGGTGAGTATTGGTGTTTGTGTGCTTTACGCTGGCTTGAAGCTTACAGAGCCGGTGTTGCGCCCAAAATTCGGTTTGCTGCCACCGATGAAGCGGTTTTGAATTATGTCACCCTTGAAGAACTCAAACCCTTTGCCTTGGATTTAAATTAATCAACACCTCTTTTTGAATTTTTTAAAGGTTGTACCACTTAAAAAAGTGCAACCTCTCTTTATATAAGTCCCCAGCACATCTTGACCTAAATCAAAAATTATGTGAAAACTTCGAAATCAAGGCCTATATTCGATTGAAGTAGCCTTTTGGCAAGCTTTATTATATTGACACACCTTAAACCGATATTGTACAGTATGTACCACTGAGATACAGGGCAACGGGTAGAGGTCTAAGCCCTTAAGTGTTAAGGTGTTTTAGGAAGTTTAGTCTTTTTGGCTATTTCAAGCAGTTGGTTATAAGTAACATCATCAATTGTATCGTCTTGAATGGCGAGCAAAATATCACTCAAAATAGCGTGAAGTTGTTCATGTTTGGTCTGTTCAGTTTTTTCTAAAACATTTGGCATAGACAGGTCAAAAAAGCTGCGATCAACATCTAGCCAAAAGCTGGATACGCAAAAACAACGCTCAATATGTCTGGCCAATTTTTCGCCCACATTGCGGGTAGGATTGATACCAGCAAAGCGACTGACCTGAGTTTGACTGCGTTCAATCCGTTGAGCAAACACCGCCATAGAACCGGCGTGTTTAATCAAAAGTTGGCAATTTTGTCGACGAATTTCGTGAATGTTTTTCATAGTTTGCCCATGTTAAACAGTGACGATTTTAAAGTACATGACCAAATGGTACATAAAGTGAAAAATAACCTTATAGAAATAGCTTATACCAGTCACGCTCAAGCCCCTCTCTCAATTGAAGCGCTTGCCGAGGTTTTAAAACAAGCTCGTAACTTCAATACCTATAACAATATTACAGGACTCTTACTTTATAAAGATGGCTCTTTTTTTCAAGTGCTTGAAGGTCCCGCCGAAACCGTTGAATATTTGTATCAAAAAATAAAGCGCGATTTGCGCCATGACAAGGTTAAAACCCTTTATCAGCGGCCTTTAGCCAAACGCAACTTTTTAGACTGGGCCATGTTGTTTCACGATATCTCAAACTTTGAAAGCGACGGCATCACCCCCAAAATGCAAGACCTTCCTGGATACCTACCCTTCGACTGCCCCGAAACGGCATTTGATGAATGGATAAAACCCAGTGTCGCTAAGGTACTCATAGAAGCATTTCGTCACCATGCTTAATCATGCTTAATCAAACTTTAAAGGATTTAAAGTGAGCCAGTCCCCACAAACACCTCCGACAGAATCACCCCATTACAACGGATATGTGGTCGGAATAGGGGCATCGGCTGGCGGTCTTGAAGCGCTTGAACGCTTTTTTTCAACTTGCCCAAACAATACTGGGATGGCATTTGTGGTGGTGCAGCATTTATCACCAGACCACAAAAGCATGATGTCGGACTTGCTTGCCCGCTACACTCAAATGCCCATTCACCTCGTGGAACATGGCATGAAAATCGAAGCCAACAAGGTGTTTCTTATCCCCGCTGGCACACTGATGCGCATAGTAAACCATCATTTTCAGCTCACGCGAAAATCCCCGCATGTTCTCACCTTGCCGATTGATATCTTTCTAAATTCTCTCTCTGAAAACTCCAAGGCGCATGCCATAGGCGTTATTTTATCTGGCACAGGTTCAGACGGCACGCGCGGCGCCTATGCCATTAATGATGCGGGTGGATTTTTACTGGCACAAGACCCAACCACGGCTAAATTTGATGGCATGCCCAACAGTGTGATTGCCACAGGTTTGGTTGATGAAATTTTGCCCCCAGAAGCCTTAGCAGAACGCATCGTTGCACATATTAAAAATCCCCAAAAGAGAGTTGCAACCAACAACACCCTCAGCAGTGAACGCCCTTTTGATGAAGAATCTGCATTAGAAATGATATTTCAGCGTTTAGCGCAAGCCGGTGGCGTCGATTTTCACGACTATAAAATGGCTACGGTTTCTCGCCGACTTGAACGCCGTATGCAAGTTAAACGCATTGCCAATATGCAAGACTATGCCCTATTACTTGAAGAAGACAACACCGAAGTTGCCAACCTAAGACGCGAACTTTTTATCCCCGTTACCAGCTTCTTTAGAGATACCCTGGCTTTTGAAGAATTAGCCAAAGTCGCGATTCAAGATATCGTCACCAAAGTCGCCGTGGGCGAAACCATTCGGGTTTGGAGTGCCGGCGTTGCCACCGGGGAAGAAGTCTATTCCATCGCCATGCTTTTTATGGAAGCCTTTGAGCGTGAAAAACGCTGGCCAAACCTCAAAATATTTGCCACCGATGCCAACCCGCTGATTTTAGAAACCGCGGCGGCGGGGCAATACCCAGAGTCGGTGGCTGCTGAACTCACCCCAGAAAGATTAGAAAGATTTTTCCATAAAACCGGCTCGGTTTATACCGTTAAACCCGAACTGCGTCAATGCGTGGTTTTTGCACGCCATAACCTTTTAGTAGACCCGCCCTTTACCCGTATGGATTTAGTGTCTTGCCGCAACACCTTAATTTACTTTAAGTCTGAAGCACAAGTGAGAGCCTTGCATCGTTTGCAATATGCGGCGCGTTCTGAAGGATATTTGTTTTTAGGTTCCAGCGAA
Encoded proteins:
- a CDS encoding helix-turn-helix transcriptional regulator, which encodes MSDKSKTILRMPKVTDKIGLKKSSIYQLIKDGKFPKPIQLTANAVGWYEHEVDAWLESRVRALGGEVA
- a CDS encoding helix-turn-helix domain-containing protein, producing MNGHTEVQIIQQGGIPAFAVLPIADYERLRKSDDGKRNTLPHAVVKMNLEQGYSLLKAWREYFGMSQSELATKTQCTQAQIANYESNKSIPRGDTLLRLSQVLGVNADLLMETDDVEN
- a CDS encoding type II toxin-antitoxin system RelE family toxin, encoding MQVEWKNKARKQLKKLNNPQVISRILRGIDALESDQPNIDLITLTNHEYSHRLRVGDYRVFLNIDEVIEIAFIEEVKKRDERTY
- a CDS encoding tyrosine-type recombinase/integrase, which gives rise to MAQKLTDRAVKALKPREKDYRVADGGNLYVLVKATGAKLWRYDCTFQGKRITLSFGEYPTVGLLEAREKHKAAKINLENDRDPRQTESSHLNKPFSYYAIETNTILNLSPNTLKKRLERLNNYVFPVLDRKPIEQITAVDILNICKPVADAGKHETAKLLATYCRQTFDTLLAMQLITNNPAESISRLLPTPKRDTNFAHVTTKEDFLILLNGIKEYKGDFATCKALELLPHVFLRPYNVRFLRWDYIDIEKRLITIPAEEMKMKRPHQVPLSEQALAIIEAMRPVTGKQPYVFMSARSTGKPLSEATLNQAIMRFIHPKTGQPLGRGFMTSHGFRHTSSTMLNELRFDADVIELQLAHLDKDRIRRTYNKADLLKERTVMMQAWSDYLDSLVSGAKVIPINKSIA
- a CDS encoding DUF2237 family protein — translated: MMPKLNLWGQPLETCSLDPMTGFYRDGLCRTDEHDRGRHVVCALVTEEFLAFSQRQGNDLSTPIPGMFPGLKPGEYWCLCALRWLEAYRAGVAPKIRFAATDEAVLNYVTLEELKPFALDLN
- a CDS encoding BLUF domain-containing protein translates to MKNNLIEIAYTSHAQAPLSIEALAEVLKQARNFNTYNNITGLLLYKDGSFFQVLEGPAETVEYLYQKIKRDLRHDKVKTLYQRPLAKRNFLDWAMLFHDISNFESDGITPKMQDLPGYLPFDCPETAFDEWIKPSVAKVLIEAFRHHA